A window of Panicum virgatum strain AP13 chromosome 8K, P.virgatum_v5, whole genome shotgun sequence contains these coding sequences:
- the LOC120644828 gene encoding carboxypeptidase Y-like: MADPVASVETIVRIALAISEAVGTAQRNIDQCKDVQTQVSIARDSLMVLQRKGLADKGSAVGRALGNLKKTLRRALELVRACQEDQGFVQRVLRAEDLSSQLRQVKQDILQELSMATFAINAHMAPDTHHHHGQRQLDQHRRHETPAHQKHGAHGHGQGKTPEHQRITTDSEHRRTKTPEHHQRAKTPEHRRTTMDSEHHRTKTPEHHRRAKTPEHRRTTTDSEHHRRAKTPEHHRRAKTLEHRRTTTDSEHRRTKTPEHRRAKTPEHRRTTTDSEHHRTKTPEHHRRAKTPEHRRTTADSEHHRTKTPEHHRRAKTPEHHRRAKTPEHRRTTADSEHRRTKTHT; encoded by the exons ATGGCCGATCCGGTAGCCAGCGTGGAGACGATCGTGAGGATCGCCCTGGCGATCAGCGAGGCCGTCGGCACGGCGCAGAGGAACATCGACCAGTGCAAGGACGTCCAGACGCAGGTGAGCATAGCCAGGGACAGCCTGATGGTCCTGCAGAGGAAGGGGTTGGCGGACAAGGGCTCCGCGGTGGGCCGTGCGCTGGGCAACCTGAAGAAGACGCTCCGGCGCGCGCTCGAGCTCGTCAGGGCCTGCCAGGAGGACCAGGGCTTCGTGCAGCGCGTCCTCAGGGCGGAGGACCTGTCCAGCCAGCTGCGCCAGGTCAAGCAGGACATCCTGCAGGAGCTGTCCATGGCGACCTTCGCTATCAATGCCCACATGGCGCCCGACACTCATCACCACCATGGCCAGCGGCAGCTTGATCAG CATCGGAGGCATGAGACGCCAGCACACCAGAAGCATGGCGCGCATGGACATGGTCAGGGCAAGACGCCCGAACATCAACGGATCACCACGGATTCTGAACATCGTAGGACCAAGACACCTGAACATCATCAGAGGGCCAAGACACCTGAACATCGACGGACCACCATGGATTCTGAACATCATAGGACCAAGACACCTGAACATCATCGGAGGGCCAAGACACCTGAACATCGACGGACCACCACGGATTCTGAACATCATCGGAGGGCCAAGACACCTGAACATCATCGGAGGGCCAAGACACTTGAACATCGACGGACCACCACGGATTCTGAACATCGTAGGACCAAGACACCTGAACATCGGAGGGCCAAGACACCTGAACATCGACGGACCACCACGGATTCTGAACATCATAGGACCAAGACACCTGAACATCATCGGAGGGCCAAGACACCTGAACATCGACGGACCACCGCGGATTCTGAACATCATAGGACCAAGACACCTGAACATCATCGGAGGGCCAAGACACCTGAACATCATCGGAGGGCCAAGACACCTGAACATCGACGGACCACCGCGGATTCTGAACATCGTAGGACCAAGACACACACCTGA